The genomic DNA GTCACACGTCCCATGGCGTAAAACAAGAGtaaaatttgatttatgtttCAAACATATTCTATTTCATTTCAAGAAAGTAAACAATAGGGGAGTGTATTCATAGTAAGAATTTcgattaaatataattttacattcagttaaaagattaaaacaatGGATTCCATCAATATTCTATCATAGGCAATGAACTTTTTAATAGATTGATTGTTGTTTAAATTCATAAACCCCAGAGGTCATATATGCTGCTTTCGTGGAAATGAcaaataacaatcaaaatactCAGCCAAGAAATAACCATCACACAATGGAggataaattattttagattattaaaaatttaggtAAAATCAAGAtcctaaacatacaaaacaacaCAGCGTGCTAATAAAATTCATACGTCACTCAAGATTAGTGTGACGAGCACGTACCGACTCAGGAGTCTCACCCAAAACATCAACTAACTTGTAAACAACCATctcaaacaacacaaacaaagctcCTTCATATACACTCCCCATCGGCAACAAACGTTTCTCACCTATCTCCCCCGCATCACCACCACCGTTATCACTCGCCATAGTTTGAGCAGGTACGTAACACACATCCGTGGCATGTTTTAGACAAGAACCTGTCTCCGGCTGAGCAGTGAGGAGTAGAACCTTAGCACCGTTCGATTTAGCTACAGAACAAATCGCATCGACGGTTGAGAATCCTCCAGGACCAGCTGAAGCGATGAGGAGATCGGATGATGAGATTGGTGGTGTGGTCATGTCAAAGACTACGTGAGCGGAGAGACCGAGGTGAGAAAGACGCATCGCGAAGGCTTTTAGCATGAGACCTTCTCGTCCTACTCCGTAGAGGAAGACACGAGAGTTGctgttgcgggagattgcggcgAGCTCTGTTACGAGGAGGTCGAGTGGTGGTGGATATGGAGAGGTTGTGGTGGCGAAGACAGAGGAGATTTGATTGCAGATTTGAGAAGCTAGATCCGCCATTTCTTGAGCTTTCTTGCTCGCCATTGATGtgtgttaataataataatcttcaaTCGTGCAATTTGGACCacatttacaaatatttataggaaaaatgTTTCGCAGCTACTTGGACTATGCTCCAACACATGCGCACACATACAGACAAAATAAATGTCAGTCTAACTACTTGATTTATGTAATAGTCGTTATTACATAAGGACATGAATAAACTATCACAAGTTATGTGTGGAGCACCATAACCATAGATTCCGATACTGGCCCGGTGTACGGAGCGGAGGAATCCGGTACCGGAGCTTTGGTCCGTTATGACccaattataatttttgacccgattatttttttagtaaaccCAGGTCAAAACGTATCCTGGTAGAAAGTTTTTCGGGTGTCAAATGTACAAAGTAATGTGTGTGCTCTGATGATAATCGGGTCATAACGGACCAAAGCTCCGGTACCGGATTCCGCCGCTCCGTACACCGGGCCGGTATCGGAATCTATGGTTATGGTGCTCCACACATAACTTGTGATAATTTATTCATGTCCTTATGTAATAAGGATAGATCAAGTAGTTAAGCTGACATTTATTTTGTCTGTATGGGTGCACATGTGTTAGAGCATAGTCTAAGTAGCTGCAAAACATTTTTCCATATTTATACCGTTCGATTCGGATAATTGAttccggtttggttcggttttatgTCAACCAAAGAACACAATACAGAGAGATACAAAGAtgatcaaacaaaacacaacgtGAGAACATGGAAGAACAGAAGTGATTGTAATTTGTAAGCAACTGCTTCAAACTGGTATAAAGACAATAACATAATTTCAgaattttgatggtttttttttctcttctttctttcttttatcagAACTTCAGAAGGATTCAAGTAGATAAAACTCAGATTAGTAGAGATAGAGAGCTCTGTAAAGCCTGAACCAGAGTAATACAAATTTGATTCAACAGAGAGaggtttttatattattaactcGGGGGTGAAGATGACTTCTCTGATACAGTTGTTGTGCCTGCATCTAACTCTTTGTTTCCGCTTTTCGTGTGTCGTGAGGTTGTTGTTACTGCCTCTGATTTATTCCCCTTTGCACCATCAtgatcttcctcttcttcttcttcgtagaAGGACCCTGAGGATCTCAGTTCCT from Camelina sativa cultivar DH55 chromosome 2, Cs, whole genome shotgun sequence includes the following:
- the LOC104727207 gene encoding uncharacterized protein LOC104727207, which codes for MASKKAQEMADLASQICNQISSVFATTTSPYPPPLDLLVTELAAISRNSNSRVFLYGVGREGLMLKAFAMRLSHLGLSAHVVFDMTTPPISSSDLLIASAGPGGFSTVDAICSVAKSNGAKVLLLTAQPETGSCLKHATDVCYVPAQTMASDNGGGDAGEIGEKRLLPMGSVYEGALFVLFEMVVYKLVDVLGETPESVRARHTNLE